Proteins found in one Cinclus cinclus chromosome 8, bCinCin1.1, whole genome shotgun sequence genomic segment:
- the RAD54L gene encoding DNA repair and recombination protein RAD54-like translates to MAAFTSLPAPKLLKSQRERIPFSVFPPRSPDRVDAARCRSALSRSGLRPRGGAGPGAFPAPAARAAAVTASARSREAMRRSLAPSQLAKRKAGDEDEEEEEDWQPPTSRKRQKAAGEAESGECYRSPFRKPLAQLTNRPHCLDSSQHEAFIRSILSKPFKVPIPNYKGPLGLRSLGVKRAGLRGPLHDPFEEGALVLYEPPVLSAHDQLKIDKDKVPVHVVVDPVLSRVLRPHQREGVKFLWDCVTSRRIPGSHGCIMADEMGLGKTLQCITLMWTLLRQSPDCKPEIEKAVVVSPSSLVRNWYNEVEKWLGGRIQPLAIDGGSKEDIDRKLVGFMNQRGLRVPSPILIISYETFRLHAEVLQKGSVGLVICDEGHRLKNSENQTYQALNSLNTPRRVLISGTPIQNDLLEYFSLVHFVNSGILGTAQEFKRHFEMPILKGRDADASEAERHKGEERLKELISIVNRCLIRRTSDILSKYLPVKIEQVVCCRLTPLQTELYKNFLKQAKPVEELKEGKISVSSLSSITSLKKLCNHPALVYDKCVEEEEGFMGALGLFPSGYSTKSVEPQLSGKMLVLDYILAVTKSTSNDKVVLVSNYTQTLDLFEKLCRNRRYLYVRLDGTMSIKKRAKIVERFNSPSSPEFIFMLSSKAGGCGLNLIGANRLVMFDPDWNPANDEQAMARVWRDGQKKTCYIYRLLSTGTIEEKIFQRQTHKKALSSCVVDEEQDVERHFSLGELKELFTLNETTTSDTHDKIKCRRCVNGHQVRPPPVGSDCTSDLSQWHHCADKRGLQDSVLKAAWDAAVTFTFHHHSHEEQRGIP, encoded by the exons ATGGCGGCCTTCACCTCACTGCCAGCGCCCAAGCTGCTGAAGAGCCAAAGGGAACG AATCCCATTCTCGGTTTTCCCCCCGCGGAGCCCCGATCGGGTCGATGCGGCCCGCTGCCGCTCGGCGCTCTCTCGGTCTGGCCTGCGgccccggggcggggccgggcccggcgctTTTCCCGCCCCGGCGGCGCGCGCGGCGGCCGTTACCGCGTCCGCGCGCTCCCGTGAGGCGATG AGGAGGAGCCTCGCCCCCAGCCAGCTGGCCAAGAGGAAGGCGGGCgatgaagatgaggaagaggaggaggactGGCAGCCCCCGACG agccggaagaggcagaaggcagCGGGTGAGGCGGAGAGTGGAGAATGCTACAGGTCACCTTTCCGCAAACCCTTGGCTCAGCTGACCAACAGACCCCACTGCCTGGACAGCAGTCAGCAC GAGGCTTTTATCCGCAGTATTTTGTCCAAACCCTTCAAAGTCCCCATTCCAAATTATAAAG GGCCCCTGGGCTTGCGCTCGCTGGGTGTCAAACGAGCAGGACTGAGGGGTCCTCTCCATGACCCGTTTGAGGAAGGAGCTCTGGTTCTGTACGAGCCCCCGGTGCTGAGTGCTCATGACCAGCTGAAAATAGACAA GGACAAGGTACCTGTCCATGTTGTGGTGGATCCTGTCCTCAGTCGTGTTTTACGACCCCATCAGAGAGAA GGGGTGAAATTCCTCTGGGACTGTGTGACGAGCCGGCGGATCCCTGGGAGCCATGGCTGTATCATGGCAGATGAAATGGGGCTGGGCAAAACTCTCCAGTGCATCACCCTCATGTGGACGCTTCTCCGGCAAAGCCCAGACTGCAAGCCTGAAATCGAGAAAGCCGTGGTGGTGTCTCCCTCCAGCCTAGTGAGAAACTGGTACAATGAAGTAGAGAAATGGCTGGGGGGAAGGATCCAGCCACTGGCCATTGATGGAGGCTCCAAGGAAGACATTGACCGTAAACTAG TTGGCTTTATGAACCAGCGTGGCCTGCGAGTGCCTTCACCCATTCTGATTATCTCCTATGAGACCTTCCGACTGCATGCTGAGGTGCTGCAGAAGGGCAGTGTTGGGCTGGTCATATGTGATGAG ggcCATAGATTGAAGAACTCTGAAAACCAAACTTATCAGGCTCTCAACAGCTTAAACACACCTCGACGAGTCCTTATCTCGGGCACCCCTATTCAGAATGACCTGCTGGAGTATTTCAGCCTGGTACACTTTGTCAATTCAGGCATTCTGG GAACTGCACAGGAAtttaaaaggcattttgaaATGCCCATCTTGAAAGGAAGAGATGCAGATGCAAGTGAAGCTGAGCGACACAAGGGAGAAGAGAGGCTTAAAGAGCTGATCAGTATTGTGAACAG gtgTTTAATTCGGAGAACTTCAGACATCTTGTCCAAATACCTGCCAGTGAAGATTGAACAGGTGGTCTGCTGCAG ACTGACACCTCTGCAGACTGAGCTGTACAAGAACTTCCTGAAGCAAGCCAAGCCAgtggaggagctgaaggagggcaAAATCAGTGTGTCATCTCTCTCTTCCATCACATCCTTGAAGAAGCTCTGTAATC ATCCTGCTCTTGTTTATGATAAGTGtgtggaagaggaagaaggattTATGGGAGCCCTGGGCTTGTTCCCTTCTGGCTACAGCACCAAATCTGTAGAACCCCAGCTGTCAG GAAAGATGCTGGTTTTGGATTACATCCTTGCTGTTACCAAAAGCACCAGTAATGACAAGGTGGTTTTAGTGTCCAACTACACTCAGACACTAGATCTATTTGAAAAGCTCTGCAGGAACAGAAG GTATTTGTATGTCCGGCTGGACGGCACCATGTCCATTAAAAAGAGAGCAAAGATCGTGGAGCGATTCAACAGCCCCTCG AGCCCTGAGTTCATCTTCATGTTAAGCAGCAAAGCAGGTGGCTGTGGTTTGAACCTGATTGGGGCCAACAGACTGGTGATGTTTGACCCCGACTGGAACCCAGCCAACGATGAGCAGGCCATGGCTCGTGTGTGGCGTGACGGCCAGAAGAAGACGTGCTACATCTACCGACTGCTCTCG ACAGGGACCATAGAGGAGAAGATATTCCAGCGCCAGACCCACAAGaaagccctgagcagctgcgtGGTGGATGAAGAGCAGGATGTAGAAAGGCATTTCTCACTTGGGGAGCTGAAGGAGCTCTTCACGTTGAATGAGACCACCACCAGTGACACCCATGACAA GATCAAGTGTCGCCGCTGTGTGAACGGGCACCAGGTGCGGCCCCCTCCCGTCGGCTCCGACTGCACCTCGGACCTGTCCCAGTGGCACCACTGCGCGGACAAGCGGGGCCTGCAGGACTCTGTGCTCAAGGCTGCTTGGGACGCTGCTGTCACCTTCACTTTCCATCATCACTCCCACGAGGAGCAGCGAGGGATTCCCTAA